A single window of bacterium DNA harbors:
- a CDS encoding GMC family oxidoreductase: MPRADRPAVAIVGSGIAGAAIAYLLTARGHRVEIFERGPAYPYPHVPQFEDRFFHRYDNPAYRLPSDLQGLTVSGTYGGDVDHERHMVIGGTATHWAGITLRMMPEDFRTKTLYGFGDDWPIGYDDLEPYYGRAEALLGVSGTDADNPFAPRRSRPFPLPPFELGYEDRILAARLRAAGIVLHTTPQAATRAAYGDRPGCQNFGACDVCPIGVRYSPNYHLACAVATGRCVIHRETSVRRIVAGPTGGRAASLVYRPNGAAADREFRAPAIVLAGGAIENARLLLLSDRDRHPDGVPLTDVVGRRLTFHHLWSGSLRYAERMMPGRLGRWTGQSHQFLRPPTRGRHGAVKVEFSANIVPWSEDAAAGARSGAEVLERFAPLTMLRNVTLHSETAPEPGRTVTLSSARDRFGDPYAHVHYNLSQFDTATYAYGQGLFDRFAKATGAVDAQLRGIETVYSGGHHMGTCRMGRDAGDGAVDSFGAVHGCPNLFVVGASIFVGPAAVNPTLTIVALAIRTADYLARTL; the protein is encoded by the coding sequence GTGCCCCGCGCTGATCGGCCCGCGGTCGCGATTGTCGGGTCCGGCATCGCCGGCGCCGCGATCGCCTATCTCCTCACCGCCCGTGGACATCGGGTCGAGATCTTCGAGCGCGGCCCGGCCTATCCGTACCCGCACGTGCCGCAGTTCGAGGACCGCTTCTTCCACCGCTATGACAACCCCGCCTACCGGTTGCCGTCCGATCTTCAAGGTCTGACGGTGTCCGGCACGTACGGCGGCGACGTCGACCATGAGCGTCACATGGTGATCGGTGGAACGGCGACGCACTGGGCCGGGATTACGCTTCGCATGATGCCGGAAGACTTCCGGACCAAAACGCTTTACGGGTTCGGCGACGACTGGCCGATCGGATACGATGATCTGGAGCCGTACTACGGCCGGGCGGAGGCGCTGCTCGGCGTGTCGGGCACCGACGCGGACAACCCGTTCGCGCCGCGGCGCTCGCGGCCGTTCCCGCTGCCGCCGTTCGAGTTAGGCTACGAGGACCGGATTCTCGCCGCGCGGCTTCGCGCGGCCGGGATCGTGCTGCACACGACGCCGCAGGCCGCGACGCGCGCCGCCTACGGCGACCGGCCCGGCTGCCAGAATTTCGGCGCTTGCGACGTCTGTCCGATCGGGGTCCGCTACTCCCCGAATTACCATCTGGCCTGCGCCGTCGCCACCGGCCGCTGCGTGATCCACCGCGAGACGTCCGTGAGGCGGATCGTCGCGGGCCCCACCGGCGGGCGCGCGGCGTCGCTCGTCTACCGCCCGAATGGGGCCGCCGCCGATCGGGAGTTCCGGGCGCCCGCCATCGTACTTGCCGGCGGCGCGATCGAGAACGCCCGCCTGCTGCTGCTGTCGGACCGCGACCGCCACCCGGACGGTGTCCCGCTTACGGATGTGGTGGGACGGCGTCTGACCTTCCACCATCTTTGGAGCGGCAGCCTGCGCTACGCCGAGCGAATGATGCCGGGCCGGCTCGGCCGATGGACGGGCCAGAGCCACCAGTTCCTGAGACCTCCGACGCGCGGCCGGCACGGCGCCGTAAAGGTCGAGTTCTCCGCGAACATCGTGCCGTGGTCGGAGGACGCCGCGGCCGGCGCCCGAAGCGGCGCCGAGGTGCTCGAACGGTTCGCGCCGCTGACGATGCTGCGGAACGTGACGCTGCACAGCGAGACCGCGCCCGAACCGGGGCGGACCGTGACGTTATCCTCCGCGCGGGACCGGTTCGGGGATCCGTACGCGCATGTCCATTACAACCTGAGTCAGTTCGACACAGCGACGTACGCCTACGGGCAGGGACTGTTCGACCGGTTTGCCAAGGCGACCGGCGCCGTCGACGCGCAGCTCCGCGGGATCGAAACGGTCTACTCCGGCGGGCACCACATGGGTACGTGCCGGATGGGCCGCGACGCCGGCGACGGCGCCGTCGATTCGTTCGGCGCGGTGCACGGCTGTCCGAACCTGTTCGTCGTCGGCGCCAGCATCTTCGTCGGGCCCGCGGCCGTCAACCCGACCCTGACAATCGTGGCGCTCGCGATTCGGACCGCGGACTATCTCGCCCGCACCCTGTAG
- a CDS encoding Crp/Fnr family transcriptional regulator has product MTPRELLVRSPLFAQLSTAELEKVAALLRRRRYRPGEPVFREGDPGTALYVVETGEVKIVLGGAEGKEVVLSLLGPGEFFGDLALLDGEPRSADAVATGPTQALVLPREDFLRLLRESPSVAVNVLAALSRRLRRTDRLVHDAAFSDVRTRVTRLLVELAETRGKPVPGGVVIGPRLTQGDLASMVGATRESINKCLRYYVAQGLVRLERGRLVLTNIERLRAQIL; this is encoded by the coding sequence ATGACGCCGCGAGAGTTACTGGTCCGCAGCCCGCTGTTCGCCCAGCTCTCAACGGCGGAGCTGGAGAAGGTCGCCGCGCTCCTGCGGCGCCGCCGCTACCGTCCCGGTGAGCCGGTCTTCCGCGAGGGGGATCCGGGCACCGCGCTCTACGTCGTGGAGACCGGCGAGGTGAAGATTGTCCTCGGCGGCGCGGAGGGCAAAGAGGTCGTGTTGTCGCTGCTCGGGCCGGGCGAGTTCTTCGGGGATCTCGCGCTCCTCGATGGGGAGCCGCGATCAGCCGATGCGGTCGCGACCGGGCCCACCCAAGCGCTCGTTCTGCCGCGCGAGGATTTTCTCCGGCTTCTCCGCGAGTCGCCGTCGGTGGCGGTGAACGTTCTCGCCGCCTTGAGCCGGCGGCTGCGGCGCACGGATCGTCTGGTGCACGACGCCGCGTTTTCGGACGTGCGGACGCGGGTGACTCGTCTTCTTGTCGAACTCGCCGAGACGCGGGGCAAACCCGTCCCCGGCGGCGTGGTGATCGGGCCGCGCCTCACCCAGGGCGACCTCGCCAGCATGGTCGGCGCCACCCGCGAGAGCATCAACAAGTGCCTGCGATATTATGTCGCGCAAGGCCTCGTCCGTCTCGAGCGCGGGCGCCTGGTGCTGACGAACATCGAACGGCTGCGCGCGCAGATCCTCTAG
- a CDS encoding twin-arginine translocation signal domain-containing protein: MPPRRRLSRRTLLGAAAAACAAAALGVWRWLNEPGGPAWSPALTATAPGPVADATLATLVAAARTVIGRPIDPAHYAEYFRWRAEHLPGYRTLYERFAARIDRDARRTAGCAFAGCGTAAQARVLRPASRARAPRSVLDAAWMAAGGRAWAAYDRFILDEALALFAVTDAWILTGYEGWPGTPRGLDRYRRAPR, translated from the coding sequence ATGCCCCCAAGACGCCGGCTCTCGCGCCGGACGCTGCTCGGCGCCGCGGCGGCGGCGTGCGCCGCCGCCGCGCTCGGCGTCTGGCGGTGGCTCAATGAGCCGGGCGGTCCGGCCTGGTCGCCGGCCCTTACGGCGACCGCACCCGGACCGGTGGCGGACGCGACGCTCGCGACCCTCGTGGCCGCCGCGCGTACAGTCATCGGCCGGCCCATCGACCCGGCGCACTACGCCGAGTATTTCAGGTGGCGCGCGGAGCATCTGCCGGGGTACCGCACGCTGTACGAGCGCTTCGCGGCGCGGATCGATCGCGACGCGCGGCGCACGGCCGGTTGCGCCTTCGCAGGCTGCGGAACGGCCGCCCAGGCGCGCGTTCTCCGGCCCGCCTCGCGCGCCCGCGCCCCCCGGTCGGTGCTCGACGCCGCCTGGATGGCGGCCGGCGGACGAGCCTGGGCCGCGTATGACCGATTCATCCTCGACGAGGCGCTCGCGCTGTTCGCCGTCACGGACGCGTGGATCCTGACAGGGTACGAGGGATGGCCGGGGACACCGCGCGGACTCGACCGCTACCGCCGTGCCCCGCGCTGA